One Benincasa hispida cultivar B227 chromosome 5, ASM972705v1, whole genome shotgun sequence genomic window carries:
- the LOC120078746 gene encoding uncharacterized protein LOC120078746, which yields MDSFAVNSKKTLHVRSNSLPSKPHPIVNQVDEHLCRLKSSEATSSTSSLCQRLSSLHDLHDCIDSLLLLPFTQQTLVNESDNKWTDDLLEGSLRVLELCDIAKDALLQTKECVLELESVLRRRRGEDVIASDLQKCLSSRKMIKKAVHKTLKGIKSNYSQQSEENSATVNLLKEVEAITFSTVESVLSFIAGQKLPSKLSRWSFVSKLVQTKRVASKDEDAYENEVEMLDAALFAIASHTSDKSFSLQNLLRKFESSIQDLEEDLESLQRHLIKNRVSLLNILNY from the coding sequence atggattCCTTTGCTGTAAACTCAAAGAAAACACTCCATGTTCGCTCAAATAGCTTGCCCTCAAAGCCCCATCCAATTGTTAACCAAGTTGATGAACATTTGTGCAGATTGAAGTCCTCTGAAGCCACTTCTTCAACTTCCTCTTTATGCCAAAGACTCAGTAGCCTCCATGATTTGCATGATTGCATTGATAGTTTACTTCTTCTACCATTCACCCAACAAACTCTTGTTAATGAGAGTGATAACAAATGGACTGATGACTTGCTAGAAGGATCTTTGCGGGTCTTAGAGTTGTGTGATATTGCTAAGGATGCATTGTTGCAGACAAAAGAATGTGTGCTTGAACTAGAATCGGTTTTGCGTAGAAGAagaggtgaagatgtcattgcAAGTGATCTTCAGAAATGCTTGAGTTCTAGGAAGATGATAAAGAAGGCAGTCCACAAGACCTTGAAAGGAATCAAAAGCAACTATTCTCAGCAAAGTGAAGAAAATTCAGCAACTGTAAATTTGTTAAAAGAAGTAGAAGCAATCACATTCAGTACTGTTGAATCAGTATTGTCCTTCATAGCAGGACAAAAGTTGCCATCAAAGTTGAGTCGATGGTCCTTTGTCTCCAAGCTGGTACAAACCAAAAGAGTTGCCAGCAAAGATGAAGATGCATATGAAAATGAGGTAGAAATGTTGGATGCCGCTCTGTTTGCAATTGCCAGCCACACAAGCGATAAATCCTTCAGCTTGCAGAACCTGCTGAGGAAATTTGAGTCAAGtattcaagatcttgaagaagatcTTGAGAGTCTACAAAGGCATCTAATAAAAAATAGAGTCTCTCTTCTCAATATCCTAAATTACTAA
- the LOC120078743 gene encoding uncharacterized protein LOC120078743 — protein sequence MDSFATNSKKSFHIRSNSLPSKPHPVVAEVNEQLCRLQASEATSSSSTLCQKLDGLKDLHDCIDKLLLLPLTHQALVDKKSVDDLLEGSLKLLDVCASAKDVLSQMKECAHELELALRRRRGDIVVDVQKYLTSRKMLKKVIHKALKGREKTSSQKSDESSEIVSLLKEAETVTYNSIECLLLFVAGPKMPSKMSKWSLVSKLMQPKRVACKDDGTDGNEVEMVDVALSSITNHKFDFLVQGEDVQNSLSKLKLCIHDIEEGLESLYRHLIKNRVSLLNILNH from the coding sequence ATGGATTCCTTTGCTACAAACTCAAAGAAGTCATTCCATATCCGCTCAAACAGCTTGCCTTCAAAGCCACATCCAGTTGTTGCTGAAGTCAATGAACAGCTTTGCAGATTGCAGGCCTCTGAAGCcacttcttcatcttctactttgtgccaaaaacttgatggccTTAAAGATTTGCATGATTGCATTGATAAGTTGCTTCTTTTGCCCCTCACCCATCAAGCTCTTGTTGACAAAAAATCGGTTGATGACTTGCTAGAAGGATCTCTCAAGCTCTTGGACGTGTGTGCTTCGGCTAAGGATGTGTTATCCCAAATGAAGGAATGTGCTCACGAACTTGAGTTGGCTTTGCGCAGAAGAAGAGGAGATATTGTAGTTGATGTTCAAAAGTATTTAACCTCAAGGAAGATGTTGAAAAAGGTAATCCACAAGGCCTTGAAGGGAAGGGAAAAAACAAGTTCCCAAAAGAGTGATGAAAGTTCAGAAATTGTTAGCTTGTTAAAGGAGGCAGAAACTGTCACATATAACAGCATCGAATGCTTGTTGTTATTTGTAGCAGGGCCAAAGATGCCATCAAAGATGAGCAAATGGTCATTGGTTTCCAAGTTGATGCAACCTAAGAGAGTAGCCTGCAAAGATGATGGCACAGATGGAAATGAAGTGGAGATGGTGGATGTTGCATTAAGTTCAATCaccaatcacaaatttgatttccttgtGCAAGGTGAAGATGTCCAGAACTCGCTGAGCAAATTGAAGTTGTGTATTCATGACATCGAAGAAGGTCTTGAGAGTCTATATCGCCATCTTATAAAAAACAGAGTCTCACTTCTTAACATCCTAAATCACTAA
- the LOC120077389 gene encoding uncharacterized protein LOC120077389, translating to MDSFAANSKKSFHIRSNSLPSKPHPAVDEVDEHLYRLKASEATSSSSSLCQNLDGLQDLHDSIDKLLLLPLTHQALVDNKSVDDLLEGSLKILDVCALAKDVLSQMKESLHELESALRRRKGDDTVIDIQKYLNSRKMIKKTIHKVLKGMERSTSQKSDESSEIVSLLKEAEAVTLNNIESLLSFVAGPKLPSKISRWSLVSKLMQPKRVANKEDGSYGNEVEMVDASLYSITSHKSDFLVQVEDVQNSLRKLESCIYDFEEDLESLYRHLIKNRVSFLNILNN from the coding sequence ATGGATTCCTTTGCTGCAAACTCAAAGAAATCATTCCACATTCGTTCAAACAGTTTGCCCTCAAAGCCACATCCAGCTGTGGATGAAGTTGATGAACATCTCTACAGATTGAAGGCCTCTGAAGcaacttcttcatcttcttctttgtgCCAAAATCTTGATGGTCTTCAAGATTTACATGATTCCATTGATAAGTTGCTTCTTTTGCCACTCACCCACCAAGCTCTTGTTGACAACAAATCAGTTGATGACTTGCTAGAAGGATCTCTCAAGATCTTGGATGTGTGTGCTTTGGCTAAGGATGTTTTGTCACAAATGAAAGAATCTTTACATGAACTTGAGTCCGCGTTGCGCAGAAGAAAAGGAGATGACACTGTGATCGACATTCAGAAGTATTTGAACTCGAGgaagatgataaagaagacAATCCACAAGGTCTTGAAGGGAATGGAAAGATCAACTTCCCAAAAGAGTGATGAAAGTTCTGAAATTGTTAGCTTGTTAAAAGAGGCTGAAGCTGTCACATTAAACAACATTGAATCCTTGTTGTCATTTGTAGCAGGACCAAAGTTGCCATCAAAGATCAGCAGATGGTCTCTAGTTTCCAAGCTGATGCAACCTAAGAGAGTAGCCAACAAGGAGGATGGTTCATATGGAAATGAAGTAGAGATGGTAGATGCTTCATTATATTCAATCACCAGTCACAAATCTGATTTCCTTGTGCAAGTTGAAGATGTGCAGAACTCGCTGAGGAAATTGGAGTCGTGTATTTACGACTTTGAAGAAGATCTCGAGAGTCTATATCGGCATCTTATAAAGAACAGAGTCTCGTTTCTTAACATCCTAAATAACTAA
- the LOC120077390 gene encoding uncharacterized protein LOC120077390, with protein sequence MDSLAENSKKSFHIRSNSLPSKPHPVVDEVYENLCRLKASEATSSSSSLCKKLNGLQDLHDSIDKLLRLPLTHRALVDSKSVDDLLEGSLKILDVCALAKEALSQMKESADELGSALRRRRDDTVIDVQKYLNSRKMIKKAMHKVLKGMERSSSQKSDESFEIVSLLKEAEAVTYNSIEFLLSFIAGPKLPSKISRWSLVSKLMQPKRVTNKEDGAYGNEVEMVDASLYSITSHKSDVFVQVEDVQNSLRKLESCIHDLEEDLESLYRHLIKNRVSFLNILNH encoded by the coding sequence ATGGATTCCTTAGCTGAAAACTCAAAGAAATCATTCCACATTCGTTCAAACAGTTTGCCCTCAAAGCCACATCCAGTTGTGGATGAAGTTTATGAAAATCTCTGCAGATTGAAGGCCTCTGAAGCCActtcctcatcttcttctttgtgCAAAAAACTTAATGGTCTTCAAGATTTACATGATTCCATTGATAAGTTGCTCCGTTTGCCACTCACCCATCGAGCTCTCGTTGACAGCAAGTCAGTTGATGACTTGCTAGAAGGATCTCTCAAGATCTTGGATGTGTGTGCTTTGGCTAAGGAGGCTTTATCACAAATGAAAGAATCTGCAGACGAACTTGGGTCCGCATTgcgaagaagaagagatgacaCTGTGATTGATGTTCAGAAGTATTTGAACTCGAGGAAGATGATAAAGAAGGCAATGCACAAGGTGTTGAAAGGAATGGAAAGATCAAGTTCCCAAAAAAGTGATGAAAGTTTTGAAATTGTTAGTTTGTTAAAAGAGGCAGAAGCTGTCACATATAACAGCATTGAATTCTTGTTGTCGTTTATAGCAGGACCAAAGTTGCCATCAAAGATCAGCAGATGGTCTCTAGTTTCCAAGCTGATGCAACCTAAGAGAGTAACCAACAAGGAGGATGGTGCATATGGCAATGAAGTGGAGATGGTGGATGCTTCCTTATATTCAATCACCAGTCACAAATCTGATGTCTTTGTGCAAGTTGAAGATGTGCAAAACTCGCTGAGAAAATTGGAGTCGTGTATTCATGACCTTGAAGAAGATCTCGAGAGTCTATATCGACATCTTATAAAAAATAGAGTTTCCTTTCTTAACATACTAAATCACTAA